One Microbacterium trichothecenolyticum DNA window includes the following coding sequences:
- a CDS encoding DUF1345 domain-containing protein — protein sequence MPRRPVAWRPKRSARRLVDTLIIGVTFVGLIGVVLALIRSQQKDPIGSACAILAVVGVVASWAVVNTVYAFKCARMYYLDDTHRFDFDQEEDPSYSDFAYAAFDIGMSYSLSSVTQSSTPSRRVAFGHGLLAYFYGTFVVAVSINLITSLTQSG from the coding sequence ATCCCGAGAAGACCCGTCGCCTGGCGACCCAAGAGGAGCGCGCGCAGACTCGTCGACACGCTCATCATCGGGGTGACCTTCGTCGGCCTGATCGGCGTGGTGCTGGCTCTTATCCGCAGCCAGCAGAAGGACCCGATCGGCTCGGCCTGCGCCATCCTTGCGGTCGTCGGCGTGGTCGCGTCGTGGGCCGTGGTCAACACCGTCTACGCGTTCAAGTGCGCCCGCATGTACTACCTCGACGACACCCACCGCTTCGACTTCGACCAGGAAGAAGACCCGTCGTACAGCGACTTCGCGTACGCCGCATTCGACATCGGCATGTCGTACAGCTTGAGCAGCGTGACCCAGTCGTCGACGCCCTCGCGTCGCGTCGCGTTCGGGCACGGCCTGCTGGCGTACTTCTACGGCACCTTCGTGGTCGCGGTGTCCATCAACCTCATCACGAGCCTTACGCAGTCGGGCTGA
- the pyrR gene encoding bifunctional pyr operon transcriptional regulator/uracil phosphoribosyltransferase PyrR, whose product MSTRTVMHDADIARALTRISHEILESNRGPEGLVLLGIPTRGVTLAERIASLVSEFGGTQVPVGSLDVTMYRDDLHRNPTRAPRKTEIPAGGIDGKVVVLVDDVLFSGRSIRAALDALQDIGRPAAVRLATLIDRGHRELPIRPDFVGKNLPSARDERVNVRLAETDGAESVTIEGR is encoded by the coding sequence ATGAGTACGCGCACCGTCATGCACGATGCCGACATCGCCCGCGCTTTGACGCGCATCTCGCACGAGATCCTGGAGTCCAACAGAGGACCGGAAGGACTCGTCCTCCTCGGCATCCCGACCCGCGGAGTCACGCTCGCCGAACGCATCGCCTCGCTGGTCAGCGAGTTCGGCGGCACACAAGTCCCGGTCGGCTCGCTCGACGTCACGATGTACCGCGACGATCTGCACCGCAACCCCACGCGGGCACCGCGCAAGACCGAGATCCCCGCCGGCGGCATCGACGGCAAGGTCGTCGTGCTCGTCGACGACGTGCTGTTCTCGGGTCGTAGCATCCGCGCCGCCCTCGACGCCCTGCAGGACATCGGCCGCCCCGCCGCGGTGCGCCTGGCCACGCTGATCGACCGCGGCCACCGCGAGCTGCCGATCCGCCCCGACTTCGTGGGCAAGAACCTCCCCAGTGCGCGCGACGAGCGCGTGAACGTGCGCCTGGCCGAGACCGACGGCGCCGAGTCCGTCACGATCGAGGGGCGGTGA
- a CDS encoding aspartate carbamoyltransferase catalytic subunit, with the protein MRHLLDTQHLSRDEALTILDVAEDMADTQRREVKKLPTLRGKTVVNLFFEDSTRTRISFEAAAKRLSADVINFSAKGSSVSKGESLQDTAQTLQAMGADAVVIRHGASGAPRTLATSGWITAGVVNAGDGTHEHPTQALLDAFTIRKRLFGDDSRGRDLSGIRVTIVGDVLHSRVARSNVWLLHTLGAHVTLVAPPTLVPQDVSGWPVEIDYDLDHAIAAGPDALMMLRIQLERMSAAYFPTEREYSRRYGLDARRLAALPTDSIVMHPGPMNRGLEISAEAADSPRSTVLEQVTNGVSVRMAVLYLLLAGERPDTEKEDLR; encoded by the coding sequence ATGAGACACCTGCTCGACACCCAGCACCTCTCGCGCGACGAGGCCCTGACGATCCTCGACGTCGCCGAGGACATGGCCGACACCCAGCGCCGCGAGGTCAAGAAGCTCCCGACGCTCCGCGGCAAGACCGTGGTCAACCTCTTCTTCGAGGACTCCACCCGCACGCGCATCTCGTTCGAGGCCGCGGCCAAGCGCCTCAGCGCCGACGTCATCAACTTCTCCGCGAAGGGCTCCAGCGTCAGCAAGGGCGAGTCCCTGCAGGACACCGCGCAGACCCTGCAGGCGATGGGGGCGGATGCCGTGGTCATCCGCCACGGAGCCTCCGGCGCCCCGCGCACCCTCGCCACCAGCGGCTGGATCACCGCCGGGGTCGTCAACGCCGGCGACGGCACGCACGAGCACCCCACGCAGGCGCTGCTCGACGCGTTCACCATCCGCAAGCGCCTCTTCGGCGACGACAGCCGGGGCCGCGATCTCAGCGGCATCCGGGTCACGATCGTCGGAGACGTGCTGCACTCGCGTGTCGCCCGCTCGAACGTGTGGCTGCTGCACACCCTCGGCGCGCACGTGACGCTCGTCGCCCCGCCGACCCTCGTGCCGCAGGACGTCAGCGGGTGGCCGGTCGAGATCGACTACGACCTCGATCACGCGATCGCCGCCGGACCCGACGCGCTCATGATGCTCCGCATCCAGCTCGAGCGCATGTCGGCGGCGTATTTCCCGACTGAACGGGAGTATTCGCGACGCTACGGGCTCGACGCACGACGCCTGGCGGCCCTGCCGACCGATAGCATTGTCATGCACCCCGGTCCGATGAACCGGGGTCTGGAGATCTCCGCCGAAGCCGCCGACTCGCCTCGTTCGACGGTGCTCGAACAGGTCACGAACGGCGTCTCCGTGCGAATGGCCGTGCTGTACCTGCTGTTGGCAGGGGAGCGGCCCGACACCGAGAAAGAGGACCTTCGATGA
- a CDS encoding dihydroorotase, whose protein sequence is MSHATPQTLLVRGARVEGQDATDLLVRDGVIAETGTGLSHEGATVIDADGLIALPGLVDLHVHLREPGFEASETVLTGSRAAAAGGFTTVFAMPNTSPTADTAGVVEQELALGEAAGYVHVQPIGAVTVGQKGERLAELGAMADSRARVRVFSDDGFCVFDPLIMRRALEYVKAFDGVIAQHAQDPRLTEGAQMNEGAVSAELGLTGWPAVAEESIIARDVLLAEHVGSRLHVCHLSTAGSVDIIRWAKKRGVNVTAEVTPHHLLLTDELVRDYDARYKVNPPLRREEDVMAVREGLADGTIDIVATDHAPHPAEAKACEWSAAANGMVGLESALRVVHHAMVETGLLDWADVARVMSATPARIGRLDGHGTPVAAGQPASFTLYDPRPSRTFGLDDLRGRSKNSPYLGRELPGEVRWTVRAGIPTVVDGALLDAPGVLA, encoded by the coding sequence ATGAGCCACGCCACCCCCCAGACCCTGCTGGTCCGCGGCGCGCGCGTCGAGGGTCAGGATGCCACAGACCTCCTCGTCCGTGACGGCGTCATCGCCGAGACCGGCACCGGTCTGTCGCACGAGGGCGCCACTGTCATCGACGCCGACGGGCTCATCGCCCTGCCCGGCCTCGTCGACCTGCACGTGCACCTGCGCGAGCCCGGGTTCGAGGCATCCGAGACCGTCCTCACCGGCTCCCGCGCCGCCGCCGCGGGCGGCTTCACCACCGTCTTCGCCATGCCGAACACCTCGCCCACGGCCGACACCGCCGGCGTCGTCGAGCAGGAGCTGGCGCTCGGTGAGGCTGCCGGCTACGTGCACGTGCAGCCCATCGGCGCCGTCACGGTCGGGCAGAAGGGCGAGCGCCTCGCCGAGCTCGGCGCGATGGCCGACTCCCGCGCCCGAGTCCGCGTCTTCAGCGACGACGGCTTCTGCGTCTTCGACCCGCTCATCATGCGCCGGGCGCTGGAGTACGTGAAGGCGTTCGACGGCGTGATCGCCCAGCACGCGCAAGACCCGCGGCTCACCGAGGGCGCCCAGATGAACGAGGGCGCCGTCTCGGCCGAGCTCGGCCTGACCGGCTGGCCGGCCGTCGCCGAGGAGTCGATCATCGCCCGCGACGTGCTGCTGGCCGAGCACGTGGGCTCGCGCCTGCACGTGTGCCACCTCAGCACCGCAGGCTCGGTCGACATCATCCGCTGGGCCAAGAAGCGCGGCGTGAACGTCACCGCCGAGGTGACCCCGCACCACCTGCTCCTGACCGACGAGCTCGTGCGCGACTACGACGCCCGGTACAAGGTCAACCCGCCGCTGCGCCGCGAAGAAGACGTGATGGCCGTGCGCGAGGGTCTCGCCGACGGCACGATCGACATCGTCGCCACCGACCACGCGCCGCACCCCGCCGAGGCGAAGGCCTGCGAGTGGTCGGCGGCGGCGAACGGCATGGTGGGTCTCGAGAGCGCCCTGCGGGTCGTGCACCACGCCATGGTCGAGACCGGCCTGCTCGACTGGGCCGATGTCGCCCGCGTGATGTCGGCGACCCCGGCGCGCATCGGTCGCCTCGACGGCCACGGTACCCCGGTCGCCGCGGGGCAGCCCGCGAGCTTCACGCTGTACGACCCCCGCCCGTCGCGCACCTTCGGTCTCGACGACCTGCGCGGCCGCAGCAAGAACTCGCCCTACCTCGGGCGCGAGCTGCCCGGCGAGGTGCGCTGGACCGTGCGCGCCGGCATCCCGACCGTCGTCGACGGCGCGCTGCTCGACGCGCCGGGAGTGCTCGCGTGA
- a CDS encoding PH-like domain-containing protein has product MTREGALLVMAGVAVVVLALLAWAWARRTRRDARYTAPVGELPDDAVQTAVFSGLYVATTRHDEPLERLAIKGLGFRSRVDVTVTTAGVALDLPGQPRIALTRDRLVDAAQATVAIDRVVEPDGLTRVSWRIDDDTVVDTYLRPQDASAKALADAIRPLLPTTGSDA; this is encoded by the coding sequence GTGACGCGCGAGGGCGCCCTGCTCGTCATGGCCGGTGTGGCCGTCGTCGTGCTGGCCCTGCTCGCCTGGGCCTGGGCGCGACGAACGCGGCGCGATGCGCGCTACACCGCCCCGGTGGGGGAGCTGCCCGACGACGCCGTCCAGACCGCGGTGTTCTCGGGGCTCTACGTCGCCACGACCCGGCACGACGAGCCGCTCGAGCGTCTCGCCATCAAGGGTCTCGGCTTCCGCTCCCGCGTCGACGTCACCGTCACCACGGCCGGCGTCGCCCTCGACCTGCCGGGCCAGCCCCGCATCGCGCTCACCCGCGACCGCCTGGTGGATGCAGCCCAAGCCACCGTCGCGATCGACCGCGTGGTCGAACCGGACGGCCTGACCCGCGTCAGCTGGCGCATCGACGACGACACCGTCGTCGACACCTACCTCCGCCCTCAGGACGCCTCGGCGAAAGCCCTCGCCGACGCGATCCGCCCCCTCCTCCCCACGACAGGAAGCGACGCATGA
- the carA gene encoding glutamine-hydrolyzing carbamoyl-phosphate synthase small subunit, whose product MTALITTDPAVLVLEDGTRYTGRAYGRRGETLGEVVFATGMTGYQETITDPSYAGQIVLQTAPHIGNTGVNDEDPESRRIWVAGYVVRDPSRMVSNWRANRSLDDALVEDGIVGISGIDTRAVTRRIRSSGSMRGGVFSGEFANLDADEQLRRVREAPGMAGRNLSAEVSVTEVEVTPATAERIGNLAVLDLGVKQSTIDNLAARGFDVHVFPQSATIEQIRAIEPVAAFYSNGPGDPAASDQHVELLRAVLGDGLPFFGICFGNQLLGRALGFGTYKLPFGHRGINQPVLDKTTGRVEITSQNHGFAVDAPLDQVVDSPHGFGRVEVSHIGLNDNVVEGLRALDIPAFSVQYHPEAAAGPHDANYLFDRFRDMVLANIQTNSETQKNA is encoded by the coding sequence ATGACCGCCCTGATCACGACAGACCCCGCCGTCCTGGTCCTCGAAGACGGCACCCGCTACACCGGCCGCGCATACGGCCGGCGCGGTGAGACCCTCGGTGAGGTCGTCTTCGCCACCGGCATGACCGGGTACCAGGAGACGATCACCGACCCGTCCTACGCCGGCCAGATCGTGCTGCAGACCGCCCCGCACATCGGCAACACCGGCGTGAACGACGAAGACCCCGAGTCCCGCCGCATCTGGGTCGCCGGCTACGTCGTGCGCGACCCCTCGCGCATGGTGTCGAACTGGCGCGCCAACCGCTCGCTCGACGACGCGCTCGTCGAAGACGGCATCGTCGGCATCTCCGGCATCGACACCCGCGCCGTGACCCGCCGCATCCGCTCCTCCGGGAGCATGCGCGGCGGCGTCTTCTCCGGCGAGTTCGCAAACCTGGATGCCGACGAGCAGCTGCGCCGCGTGCGCGAGGCCCCGGGCATGGCGGGCCGCAACCTCTCCGCCGAGGTCTCGGTCACCGAGGTCGAGGTCACCCCCGCCACCGCCGAGCGCATCGGCAACCTCGCCGTGCTCGACCTCGGCGTCAAGCAGTCCACGATCGACAACCTCGCCGCCCGCGGCTTCGACGTGCACGTCTTCCCGCAGTCGGCCACGATCGAGCAGATCCGCGCCATCGAGCCCGTCGCGGCGTTCTACTCGAACGGCCCCGGCGACCCCGCGGCATCCGACCAGCACGTCGAGCTGCTGCGCGCCGTGCTCGGCGACGGACTGCCGTTCTTCGGCATCTGCTTCGGCAACCAGCTGCTGGGTCGCGCCCTCGGCTTCGGCACGTACAAGCTGCCGTTCGGGCACCGCGGCATCAACCAGCCCGTGCTCGACAAGACCACCGGTCGTGTCGAGATCACCTCGCAGAACCACGGCTTCGCCGTCGACGCGCCGCTCGACCAGGTCGTCGACAGCCCGCACGGATTCGGTCGCGTCGAGGTCAGCCACATCGGCCTCAACGACAACGTCGTGGAGGGCCTGCGCGCCCTCGACATCCCCGCGTTCAGCGTGCAGTACCACCCCGAGGCCGCTGCCGGACCCCACGACGCCAACTACCTGTTCGACCGCTTCCGCGACATGGTGCTCGCGAACATTCAGACCAACTCGGAGACTCAGAAGAATGCCTAA
- the carB gene encoding carbamoyl-phosphate synthase large subunit: protein MPKRDDIHSVLVIGSGPIVIGQACEFDYSGTQACRVLREEGVRVILVNSNPATIMTDPDFADATYIEPITPEVIESIIAKEKPDAILPTLGGQTALNAAIQLHKLGILEKYDVELIGADFEAINRGEDRQIFKQLVLDAGADVADSVICHTMDELLAGAEKLGYPLVVRPSFTMGGLGSGFAYDEADLRRIGGAGLHDSPTTEVLLEESILGWKEYELELMRDTHDNTVVVCSIENVDPVGVHTGDSITVAPALTLTDREYQKMRNIGIDIIRAVGVDTGGCNIQFAVDPKTGRIIVIEMNPRVSRSSALASKATGFPIAKIAAKLAIGYRLDEIPNDITKVTPASFEPTLDYVVVKVPRFNFEKFPAADTTLTTTMKSVGEAMAIGRNYTTALQKALRSLEKRGSSFHWGEESRSVDELLEIAKTPTDGRIIVLQQALRLGATPEQAFDATAIDPWFIDQIVLINEVAEFIGAAKKLDADTLRLAKEHGFSDAQIAQIRGIDEAEVRESRYALDVRPVYKTVDTCAGEFPALTPYHYSSYDAETEVTPSDRTKVVIIGSGPNRIGQGVEFDYSCVHASFALSDAGYETVMANCNPETVSTDYDTSDRLYFEPLTLEDVLEVLHAESQSGTILGVVCQLGGQTPLGLAKGIEAAGYTILGTSPEAIDLAEERELFSRLLDDAGLVAPRNGTAIDVEGAVQVAEEIGYPVLVRPSFVLGGRGMEIVYSTEALRDYFVRVADQAIIGPGLPLLVDRFLDDAVELDVDALFDGTDLYIGGVMEHLEEAGIHSGDSSCTLPPVSLGRTEVDRVRAATLAIAKGVGVRGLLNVQFAISAGVLYVIEANPRASRTVPFVSKALGIPLAKAASRIMAGSTIAELIAEGLLPENDGSRVPLDAPVAVKEAVLPFKRFRTADGRTVDSVLGPEMRSTGEVMGIDRDFPTAFAKSQEAAYGGMPTSGTVFISVADADKRAVILPAHRLQELGFELMATEGTAEILARNGIRVQVVEKYSETQATGEQNVVDLINAGEIDMIVNTPSGGTARADGYEIRAAAVAGDKALFTTMAVLGAAVSALGAMKDGFDVRSLQEYAIDRAGRL, encoded by the coding sequence ATGCCTAAGCGCGACGACATCCACTCCGTCCTCGTCATCGGCTCCGGCCCGATCGTCATCGGTCAGGCCTGCGAGTTCGACTACTCCGGCACCCAGGCGTGCCGCGTCCTGCGCGAAGAGGGGGTGCGCGTCATCCTCGTCAACTCCAACCCGGCGACGATCATGACCGACCCCGACTTCGCCGACGCGACCTACATCGAGCCCATCACCCCCGAGGTGATCGAGTCGATCATCGCCAAGGAGAAGCCGGATGCCATCCTCCCCACCCTCGGTGGGCAGACGGCCCTGAACGCCGCGATCCAGCTGCACAAGCTCGGCATCCTCGAGAAGTACGACGTCGAGCTCATCGGCGCCGACTTCGAGGCGATCAACCGCGGTGAGGACCGCCAGATCTTCAAGCAGCTCGTGCTCGACGCGGGCGCCGACGTCGCGGACTCCGTCATCTGCCACACGATGGACGAGCTGCTCGCCGGTGCCGAGAAGCTCGGCTACCCGCTGGTCGTTCGCCCCTCGTTCACGATGGGGGGCCTCGGCTCGGGCTTCGCGTACGACGAGGCCGACCTGCGCCGCATCGGCGGCGCGGGCCTGCACGACTCGCCCACCACCGAGGTGCTGCTCGAGGAGTCGATCCTCGGGTGGAAGGAGTACGAGCTCGAGCTCATGCGCGACACCCACGACAACACCGTGGTGGTCTGCTCGATCGAGAACGTCGACCCCGTCGGCGTGCACACCGGCGACTCGATCACCGTCGCTCCGGCGCTGACGCTCACCGACCGCGAGTACCAGAAGATGCGCAACATCGGCATCGACATCATCCGCGCCGTCGGCGTCGACACCGGTGGCTGCAACATCCAGTTCGCCGTCGACCCCAAGACCGGGCGCATCATCGTCATCGAGATGAACCCGCGCGTCTCGCGCTCGTCGGCGCTGGCGTCGAAGGCGACGGGCTTCCCGATCGCCAAGATCGCCGCCAAGCTCGCCATCGGGTACCGCCTCGACGAGATCCCGAACGACATCACCAAGGTGACCCCGGCGAGCTTCGAGCCCACGCTCGACTACGTCGTGGTCAAGGTGCCGCGCTTCAACTTCGAGAAGTTCCCCGCCGCCGACACCACGCTCACCACCACCATGAAGTCGGTGGGTGAGGCGATGGCCATCGGCCGCAACTACACCACGGCCCTCCAGAAGGCGCTGCGCTCGCTCGAGAAGCGCGGCTCCAGCTTCCACTGGGGCGAGGAGTCGCGTTCGGTCGACGAGCTGCTCGAGATCGCGAAGACCCCGACCGACGGCCGCATCATCGTGCTGCAGCAGGCGCTGCGCCTGGGCGCCACGCCCGAGCAGGCGTTCGATGCGACGGCGATCGACCCGTGGTTCATCGACCAGATCGTGCTGATCAACGAGGTCGCCGAGTTCATCGGCGCGGCCAAGAAGCTGGATGCCGACACCCTCCGCCTGGCGAAGGAGCACGGTTTCAGCGACGCCCAGATCGCTCAGATCCGCGGCATCGACGAGGCCGAGGTGCGCGAGAGCCGCTACGCGCTCGATGTGCGCCCGGTCTACAAGACCGTCGACACCTGCGCGGGGGAGTTCCCGGCCCTGACGCCGTACCACTACTCCTCCTACGACGCCGAGACCGAGGTCACGCCCTCCGACCGCACGAAGGTCGTCATCATCGGCTCGGGTCCCAACCGCATCGGCCAGGGCGTCGAGTTCGACTACTCGTGCGTGCACGCGTCGTTCGCGCTGTCGGATGCCGGGTACGAGACCGTCATGGCCAACTGCAACCCCGAGACCGTGTCGACCGACTACGACACCTCCGACCGCCTGTACTTCGAGCCGCTCACGCTCGAGGACGTGCTCGAGGTACTGCACGCCGAGAGCCAGTCCGGCACCATCCTCGGCGTCGTCTGCCAGCTCGGCGGTCAGACGCCGCTGGGCCTGGCGAAGGGCATCGAGGCCGCGGGCTACACGATCCTCGGCACCAGCCCCGAGGCGATCGACCTCGCCGAGGAGCGCGAGCTGTTCTCGCGCTTGCTCGACGACGCCGGCCTCGTCGCGCCCCGCAACGGCACCGCGATCGACGTCGAGGGCGCCGTGCAGGTGGCCGAGGAGATCGGCTACCCGGTGCTCGTGCGCCCGAGCTTCGTGCTCGGCGGGCGCGGCATGGAGATCGTCTACTCGACCGAGGCGCTGCGCGACTACTTCGTGCGCGTCGCCGACCAGGCCATCATCGGCCCCGGGCTCCCGCTGCTCGTCGACCGCTTCCTCGACGACGCCGTGGAGCTCGACGTCGACGCACTGTTCGACGGCACCGACCTGTACATCGGCGGCGTCATGGAGCACCTCGAAGAGGCCGGCATCCACTCCGGCGACTCCTCGTGCACGCTGCCGCCCGTCTCGCTCGGCCGCACCGAGGTCGACCGCGTCCGCGCGGCGACCCTCGCCATCGCCAAGGGCGTCGGCGTCCGGGGCCTGTTGAACGTGCAGTTCGCGATCTCGGCCGGCGTGCTCTACGTCATCGAGGCGAACCCCCGCGCGAGCCGCACCGTGCCGTTCGTGTCGAAGGCGCTCGGCATCCCGCTCGCCAAGGCCGCCAGCCGCATCATGGCCGGCAGCACCATCGCCGAGCTCATCGCCGAGGGACTGCTCCCCGAGAACGACGGCTCGCGCGTTCCGCTCGATGCGCCCGTCGCGGTCAAAGAGGCGGTGCTGCCGTTCAAGCGGTTCCGCACCGCCGACGGTCGCACCGTCGACAGCGTGCTCGGGCCCGAGATGCGCTCCACCGGCGAGGTCATGGGCATCGACCGCGACTTCCCGACCGCGTTCGCGAAGTCGCAGGAGGCCGCGTACGGCGGGATGCCGACCTCGGGCACCGTGTTCATCTCGGTCGCCGACGCCGACAAGCGCGCCGTCATCCTGCCCGCCCACCGGCTGCAGGAGCTCGGCTTCGAGCTCATGGCGACCGAGGGCACGGCCGAGATCCTCGCGCGCAACGGCATCCGCGTGCAGGTCGTCGAGAAGTACTCCGAGACGCAAGCCACCGGTGAGCAGAACGTCGTCGACCTCATCAACGCCGGCGAGATCGACATGATCGTCAACACCCCTTCGGGCGGCACCGCGCGCGCCGACGGTTACGAGATCCGCGCCGCGGCGGTCGCCGGCGACAAGGCGTTGTTCACCACGATGGCCGTCCTCGGTGCCGCGGTGAGCGCTCTGGGCGCGATGAAGGACGGCTTCGACGTCCGCAGCCTGCAGGAGTACGCCATCGACCGCGCGGGCCGTTTGTGA
- the pyrF gene encoding orotidine-5'-phosphate decarboxylase, with translation MSETFGQRLSAALDLHGALCVGIDPHAALLSAWGLDATAEGAREFGLRTVEAAAGRVGVVKPQVAFYERYGSRGFAALEDVMSAARAAGLLVIADAKRGDIGTTMEGYAHAWLEPGSPLEADAVTLSPYMGADSLRDTLSLAIHNGKGAFVLTATSNPEARPVQSAIVDDTLAVGDHEHVAARVAHDVNEANIGAPGALGPVGVVVGATVERAAFGLTDVALAGMPILAPGFGAQGAEPADLVRLFGYVAKGVVANESRSILAVGPDRLATRIDQRAALYRESSHG, from the coding sequence GTGAGCGAGACGTTCGGCCAGCGCCTCAGCGCCGCCCTCGATCTGCACGGCGCCCTGTGCGTCGGCATCGACCCCCACGCCGCGCTGCTGTCGGCGTGGGGGCTGGATGCCACGGCCGAGGGCGCGCGCGAGTTCGGCCTGCGCACGGTCGAGGCCGCCGCGGGCCGCGTCGGGGTCGTGAAGCCCCAGGTCGCGTTCTACGAGCGGTACGGCTCTCGCGGTTTCGCGGCACTGGAGGACGTCATGTCTGCCGCGCGTGCCGCCGGGCTGCTCGTGATCGCCGACGCCAAGCGCGGTGACATCGGCACGACCATGGAGGGCTACGCCCACGCGTGGCTCGAGCCCGGATCACCCCTCGAAGCGGATGCCGTGACCCTGTCGCCCTACATGGGCGCCGACTCGCTGCGCGACACGCTCTCGCTGGCGATACACAACGGCAAGGGCGCGTTCGTCCTGACCGCGACGAGCAATCCCGAGGCCCGCCCCGTGCAGAGCGCGATCGTCGACGACACCCTCGCCGTCGGTGATCACGAGCACGTGGCGGCGCGCGTGGCGCACGACGTCAACGAGGCGAACATCGGCGCGCCCGGTGCACTCGGTCCCGTGGGCGTCGTCGTGGGTGCCACGGTCGAGCGTGCGGCGTTCGGCCTCACCGACGTGGCCCTCGCGGGCATGCCGATCCTCGCGCCCGGCTTCGGGGCGCAGGGCGCCGAGCCCGCCGACCTCGTCCGCCTGTTCGGTTACGTCGCGAAGGGCGTCGTGGCGAACGAGAGCCGCAGTATCCTCGCGGTCGGCCCCGACCGTCTCGCTACCCGCATCGACCAGCGCGCCGCGCTGTACCGGGAGTCCTCGCATGGCTGA
- the gmk gene encoding guanylate kinase, producing the protein MAENRRPPEVDRAAASRRAVEARRERAALKRDVSTRVITPQELLRRGLAAPLSAAGAMRVTEFLTAIPAIGESKRDRILASLGISPVKRLGGLGTRQRDALLGFLDARWPEPGPREGRSRLIVLAGPTAVGKGTVAAHIKENYPEIHLSVSTTTRAPRPGEVEGEHYYFVDDAEFDRLVAAGELLEWAVVHNQNRYGTPRAPIERVLAEGGTALLEIDLQGARQVRAADPSATLVFLLPPSWDELVQRLVGRGTEDAEERDRRLRTARVELAAQNEFDYRVVNDEVARAAAEVVALAAAQR; encoded by the coding sequence ATGGCTGAGAATCGCCGTCCGCCCGAGGTCGATCGCGCGGCCGCGTCGCGCCGTGCCGTCGAAGCGCGTCGCGAACGCGCCGCACTCAAGCGCGACGTGTCGACGCGCGTCATCACGCCACAGGAACTGCTGCGCCGCGGTCTCGCCGCGCCCCTGTCGGCGGCCGGTGCGATGCGCGTGACCGAGTTCCTCACCGCCATCCCCGCCATCGGCGAGAGCAAGCGCGACCGTATCCTCGCCTCGCTCGGCATCTCGCCGGTCAAGCGCCTCGGCGGTCTCGGCACGCGTCAGCGCGACGCGCTGCTCGGGTTCCTCGACGCGCGGTGGCCCGAGCCGGGTCCGCGCGAGGGTCGCAGTCGCCTGATCGTGCTGGCGGGCCCGACGGCGGTCGGCAAGGGCACGGTGGCCGCCCACATCAAGGAGAACTACCCCGAGATCCATCTCTCGGTCTCGACGACGACGCGCGCGCCCCGCCCCGGCGAGGTCGAGGGGGAGCACTACTATTTCGTCGACGACGCCGAGTTCGACCGGCTGGTCGCCGCGGGTGAGCTGCTGGAGTGGGCCGTCGTGCACAACCAGAACCGGTACGGCACGCCGCGCGCCCCGATCGAGCGGGTGCTCGCCGAGGGCGGCACCGCTCTGCTCGAGATCGATCTGCAGGGCGCCCGGCAGGTGCGGGCCGCCGATCCGTCGGCGACCCTGGTGTTCCTCCTCCCGCCGAGCTGGGACGAGCTCGTGCAGCGCCTCGTCGGACGCGGGACCGAGGATGCCGAGGAGCGCGACCGGCGCCTGCGCACCGCTCGTGTCGAGCTGGCCGCGCAGAACGAGTTCGACTACCGCGTGGTCAACGACGAGGTCGCGCGCGCCGCGGCCGAGGTCGTGGCCCTCGCCGCCGCGCAACGCTGA
- the rpoZ gene encoding DNA-directed RNA polymerase subunit omega, which yields MAGRDKGIIDPPIDALLDKVDSKYQLVIYASKRARQINDYYSDLHEGNLFDNVGPLVDSTVEDKPLTIALHEIHEDKLRLRAAE from the coding sequence ATGGCCGGACGTGACAAGGGCATCATCGACCCGCCCATCGACGCTCTGCTCGACAAGGTCGACTCGAAGTACCAGCTCGTCATCTACGCGTCCAAGCGTGCGCGACAGATCAACGACTACTACTCCGACCTGCACGAGGGAAACCTCTTCGACAACGTGGGCCCGCTGGTCGACTCCACCGTCGAAGACAAGCCCCTCACGATCGCACTCCACGAGATCCACGAAGACAAGCTGCGCCTGCGCGCGGCGGAGTAA